In one Fusarium falciforme chromosome 5, complete sequence genomic region, the following are encoded:
- a CDS encoding Endo-1,4-beta-xylanase, whose amino-acid sequence MVSFSYLLAAVSAFTSVLAVPTAETSENPALSKRTQSSTGNHGGYYYSFWTDNPNTVTYTNQNAGQFSVSWSGNQGNFVGGKGWNPGAARTIKYSGTYNPNGNSYLAVYGWTRNPLIEYYIVENFGTYNPSSGATKKGEVNVDGSVYDIYTSTRTNAPSIEGTRTFQQYWSVRRNKRSSGSVNTGAHFNAWSNVGLKLGSFDYQILAVEGYYSSGSATMTVS is encoded by the exons ATGGTTTCTTTCAGCTACCTCCTCGCAGCCGTGTCTGCCTTCACCAGTGTTCTCGCCGTCCCTACGGCCGAGACCTCTGAGAACCCTGCCCTCTCCAAGCGCACTCAGAGCTCCACCGGCAACCACGGCGGATACTACTACTCCTTCTGGACTGACAACCCCAACACTGTCACCTATACCAACCAGAACGCTGGCCAGTTCAGCGTTTCCTGGAGCGGCAATCAGGGCAACTTTGTTGGTGGCAAGGGTTGGAACCCCGGTGCTGCTAG AACTATTAAGTACTCTGGCACCTACAACCCCAACGGCAACAGCTACCTCGCCGTCTACGGCTGGACTCGTAACCCTCTGATCGAGTACTACATCGTCGAGAACTTTGGAACCTACAACCCCTCTTCTGGCGCCACCAAGAAGGGAGAGGTCAACGTCGACGGTTCCGTCTACGACATCTACACCAGCACCCGCACCAACGCTCCCTCCATTGAGGGTACCCGCACTTTCCAGCAGTACTGGTCTGTCCGCCGCAACAAGCGCTCCAGCGGCTCTGTCAACACTGGTGCTCACTTCAACGCTTGGAGCAATGTTGGCCTGAAGCTTGGATCTTTCGATTACCAGATTCTTGCTGTTGAGGGTTACTACAGCTCTGGCTCTGCCACCATGACTGTTTCTTAA
- a CDS encoding WSC domain-containing protein: MTRLIHAVLFSWATLAVASDAKQQPATLPILNERTSQGCFSKLPAGAEPIKAKSVFISGGYCNEACLDANKTVAITSPDGCHCADTYPPESALVKDTQCNYPCPAYPMEACGGKDPVAYSVFNTGLELVVDNDDGKTEASTTISSITPPSTPLSSKLPSTTTDGTTADEATAVSTPTKGVAAEGTSADSTNGAQSTPSATGTDVPSAAAPRLSSPVGKFVRMFKVFFS, translated from the coding sequence ATGACTAGACTTATACACGCCGTTCTCTTCTCTTGGGCCACCTTGGCCGTCGCCAGCGATGCGAAACAACAACCCGCGACGCTCCCTATCCTCAACGAGAGGACCTCACAGGGTTGCTTCAGCAAGCTCCCGGCCGGTGCTGAGCCTATAAAGGCCAAGTCTGTATTCATCAGCGGGGGATATTGCAACGAAGCCTGCCTGGACGCCAACAAAACTGTCGCCATTACCAGCCCTGACGGCTGCCACTGCGCCGACACGTACCCCCCCGAGTCGGCCCTGGTTAAGGACACTCAGTGTAACTACCCATGCCCTGCCTATCCGATGGAGGCTTGCGGTGGTAAGGATCCTGTGGCATACAGTGTCTTCAACACGGGCTTAGAGTTGGTGGTGGACAATGACGACGGCAAGACTGAGGCGTCCACCACCATCAGCAGCATCACGCCCCCCTCGACTCCTCTGTCTTCTAAGCTCCCTTCGACCACTACTGATGGCACCACTGCCGACGAAGCCACTGCCGTGAGCACCCCTACCAAGGGCGTTGCTGCTGAGGGCACCTCTGCCGACAGCACCAACGGCGCCCAGAGCACCCCGAGCGCCACTGGCACCGACGTCCCCAGCGCTGCCGCCCCTAGACTCTCATCGCCCGTCGGCAAGTTTGTCAGGATGTTCAAGGTCTTTTTCAGCTAG
- a CDS encoding Zn(2)-C6 fungal-type domain-containing protein — MGRRSKQTSCFACVETKRRCDKRLPSCSRCLDRDMVCTYPPVLPSRRRPPPDPTTIDTAPDDGFSGVWAPTGFDGDAGSDSHVGLVPDSALLDSALAASLMCPSFNFLPTPSSSTMIDPPASVQLTRRFGDLDWFLQPQAWTVAFHYKPPDAIPPASVFSNFIRGLQDWLSRFVRNGHNPFIHRHLYSESGYPQCIQDAYSAIAISNAATAENENIVGAISSAHISNLLNSESASSSISFNSLSARDHLARTQALLIHILLALFASSIQRRARAESLMSTLHSWNTQLWESVNQDTTFAPLLRNITPAYGGTHIGDVDPVPALYRAFVLSESIRRTWLLCNLATGVYNSLRGEFAEGCGGDIQITTHAKLWEAPSSARWEAVARHTDPLFIYSLHGPSLLERGVGASQVDEFARHLFTVMWGMEKVESWVVRTGDEVSVVY; from the coding sequence ATGGGTCGGCGGTCCAAGCAAACGTCTTGCTTCGCGTGCGTCGAGACCAAGCGTCGATGTGACAAGAGACTCCCGTCGTGCTCGCGCTGTCTAGATAGGGACATGGTCTGCACATACCCACCTGTCCTGCCCAGCCGCCGACGTCCGCCGCCCGACCCTACCACCATCGACACTGCTCCTGACGATGGATTCAGTGGTGTATGGGCCCCCACTGGCTTCGATGGCGATGCAGGTAGTGACAGTCACGTCGGGCTTGTCCCGGATTCGGCGCTGCTTGACTCGGCGTTGGCTGCAAGTCTAATGTGCCCATCTTTTAACTTTTTGCCAACACCATCCTCGAGTACGATGATCGATCCCCCCGCCTCTGTCCAGCTGACGAGGAGATTTGGGGACTTGGATTGGTTCCTCCAGCCTCAAGCTTGGACAGTAGCGTTCCATTACAAACCGCCAGATGCAATACCCCCAGCTTCTGTCTTCTCAAACTTCATCCGGGGCCTACAAGACTGGTTATCACGCTTTGTCCGCAACGGCCACAACCCTTTCATCCACCGTCATCTTTATTCCGAGTCAGGCTACCCGCAGTGTATACAAGATGCATACTCTGCTATTGCCATTTCAAACGCTGCCACCGCCGAGAACGAGAACATTGTCGGTGCAATCTCATCCGCCCACATCTCCAATCTACTCAATTCGGAGTCAGCTTCAAGCTCCATATCCTTCAACTCACTCTCTGCTAGAGATCATCTAGCCCGCACGCAAGCCCTTCTCATTCACATCCTTCTTGCACTATTCGCTTCCTCTATTCAACGTCGTGCCAGGGCTGAGAGTCTAATGAGTACCCTTCATTCCTGGAACACTCAGCTATGGGAATCTGTAAACCAAGATACAACATTCGCTCCTCTATTACGAAACATTACCCCGGCATACGGTGGAACTCATATCGGAGACGTCGATCCCGTCCCAGCCCTATACCGAGCCTTTGTCCTCTCCGAGTCCATCCGTCGAACCTGGCTACTTTGCAACCTTGCCACAGGTGTCTACAACAGTCTCAGAGGCGAATTCGCCGAGGGGTGTGGGGGCGATATCCAGATCACGACCCATGCAAAATTGTGGGAGGCGCCCTCTTCAGCGCGTTGGGAGGCCGTTGCTCGCCACACTGACCCGTTGTTCATCTATAGTCTCCACGGCCCGTCACTTCTCGAACGCGGTGTCGGTGCTTCCCAGGTGGACGAGTTTGCACGGCATTTGTTTACAGTCATGTGGGGGATGGAGAAAGTAGAGAGTTGGGTGGTGAGAACAGGGGATGAAGTTTCGGTGGTGTATTAA